One genomic region from Jiangella sp. DSM 45060 encodes:
- a CDS encoding YafY family protein has product MTNTIDHGGAAGPKASGWGGPAMGSQGQATAQHDTTDAPSRLPRMRRPAETPAAPRRGPGGARPSPSDARLGEAGGRASRSTRLDSLARELHAAGRQGRTSSWLAERLGVSARTVKRDVIALQQSGVPIRASSGPQGGYVIDQSGQRALSLTPDEALAIVVGLQAVPDQPFAAAGASAATKVLRAVAPDRRADVTAVAERIWIRPGEPEPDHDDAVRSVLADAIRDHRVVLLDHAAGPASASADDDAEALTEQVEPLGFAHSHGAWFVLVWSRESDAGRWFQLDHVSAAQPTHETFEPRDVREIFRPVPAAD; this is encoded by the coding sequence ATGACGAACACGATTGATCATGGGGGTGCGGCCGGGCCGAAGGCGTCCGGCTGGGGAGGACCGGCGATGGGCAGCCAGGGCCAGGCGACGGCTCAGCACGACACCACCGACGCACCGTCCCGCCTGCCGCGCATGCGCCGGCCGGCCGAGACCCCGGCGGCGCCTCGGCGCGGCCCGGGCGGCGCTCGTCCGTCGCCGTCCGACGCCCGGCTGGGCGAGGCGGGCGGCCGGGCCAGCCGCAGCACCCGGCTCGACAGCCTGGCCCGCGAGCTGCACGCGGCCGGCCGCCAGGGCCGCACGTCGTCGTGGCTGGCCGAGCGGCTCGGCGTGTCCGCGCGCACAGTGAAGCGCGACGTCATCGCGCTGCAGCAGTCCGGCGTCCCGATCCGCGCGTCGAGCGGGCCGCAGGGCGGCTACGTCATCGACCAGTCCGGGCAGCGGGCGCTCAGCCTCACCCCCGATGAAGCGCTGGCCATCGTCGTCGGGCTGCAGGCGGTGCCCGACCAGCCGTTCGCCGCCGCCGGGGCGTCTGCCGCGACCAAGGTCCTGCGCGCGGTGGCGCCCGACCGCCGGGCCGACGTCACCGCCGTCGCCGAACGCATCTGGATCCGGCCCGGCGAGCCCGAGCCCGACCACGACGACGCCGTCCGCTCCGTCCTCGCCGACGCCATCCGCGACCACCGCGTCGTCCTGCTCGACCACGCGGCCGGGCCCGCGTCCGCGTCCGCCGATGACGACGCGGAGGCACTGACCGAGCAGGTCGAGCCGCTCGGGTTCGCCCACTCGCACGGCGCCTGGTTCGTGCTCGTCTGGAGCCGTGAGTCCGACGCCGGCCGCTGGTTCCAGCTCGACCACGTGTCCGCGGCCCAGCCCACCCACGAGACGTTCGAGCCGCGCGACGTGCGCGAGATCTTCCGCCCGGTCCCCGCCGCCGACTAG
- a CDS encoding serine/threonine-protein kinase, with the protein MDARPAELTHIGPYRVVRQLGEGGMGVVYLATAPDGRSVAVKTLRPWLVGGTDGRRRFEREVATLVRVRGARVAEVLDADIAAEPPYIVTRFVDGTPLSAWVSEHGPLAAADLRILARGLLEALESVHAAGVVHRDIKPGNVLLAAGGPVLIDFGIAHATDDTRLTATGLISGTPGYFAPETVLGRDPTPATDVHAWAATLTYAATGRAPYGGGPDLAVVDRIRRGEHDLTGVEPWLASVLDAALHPDPARRPGVPALMHAIGTGEPPTVTTPPPAAEPPTVAVPPALDDTARFAPVPPPPLPVTPAPPPYVPPTQVQPPPLPGYDRRPRPSRKPSPLAVPPPRPGGESLAAGSWRSRLAIGLGGLLLVFLIAAEPYAGGTVALAVLLTGRIVWRVQRRLFERREARGAQRNDGVVAALAAPWDIVAAALPCLAQLLVAALGALVVGGALDLLDVGGARTPSIAAAVVGTWLVWRGPGTVRSRHGIRSMLAPLDRSREVAWVVLGALFVAACGAVLVFDSFGGGWWPSNFSVDDLSWWGS; encoded by the coding sequence GTGGATGCGAGGCCGGCCGAACTCACCCACATCGGCCCGTACCGGGTGGTCCGCCAGCTCGGTGAGGGCGGCATGGGGGTCGTGTACTTGGCGACCGCACCTGACGGCCGCTCGGTGGCGGTCAAGACGCTGCGGCCGTGGCTCGTCGGCGGCACCGACGGCCGGCGCCGGTTCGAGCGCGAGGTCGCCACGCTGGTCCGGGTGCGCGGCGCGCGGGTCGCCGAGGTGCTCGACGCCGACATCGCGGCCGAGCCGCCGTACATCGTCACCCGGTTCGTCGACGGCACCCCGCTCAGCGCGTGGGTGTCCGAACACGGGCCGCTGGCCGCCGCCGACCTGCGCATCCTGGCCCGCGGCCTGCTCGAGGCGCTCGAGTCGGTGCACGCGGCCGGTGTCGTCCACCGCGACATCAAGCCGGGCAACGTGCTGCTGGCCGCCGGCGGGCCGGTGCTGATCGACTTCGGCATCGCGCACGCCACCGACGACACCCGGCTCACCGCGACCGGCCTGATCTCCGGCACCCCCGGCTACTTCGCCCCCGAGACCGTCCTCGGCCGCGACCCGACGCCGGCCACCGACGTGCACGCCTGGGCGGCCACGCTCACCTACGCCGCCACCGGCCGGGCGCCGTACGGCGGCGGCCCCGACCTCGCCGTCGTCGACCGCATCCGGCGCGGCGAGCACGACCTCACCGGCGTCGAGCCGTGGCTGGCGTCGGTGCTCGACGCCGCGTTGCACCCCGATCCCGCCCGCCGGCCCGGCGTCCCCGCCCTGATGCACGCCATCGGCACCGGCGAGCCGCCCACCGTCACCACGCCGCCGCCCGCCGCCGAGCCGCCCACCGTCGCGGTGCCGCCCGCCCTCGACGACACCGCGCGCTTCGCGCCGGTGCCGCCGCCCCCGCTGCCGGTCACGCCCGCGCCGCCCCCGTACGTCCCGCCGACCCAGGTGCAGCCGCCGCCGCTGCCGGGCTACGACCGCCGTCCGCGGCCGTCGCGGAAGCCGTCGCCGCTGGCGGTCCCGCCGCCGCGGCCGGGCGGCGAGTCGCTCGCGGCAGGCAGCTGGCGGTCCCGGCTGGCCATCGGCCTCGGCGGGCTGCTGCTGGTCTTCCTCATCGCGGCCGAGCCGTACGCCGGCGGCACCGTCGCCCTGGCCGTCCTGCTGACCGGCCGCATCGTCTGGCGCGTCCAGCGGCGGCTGTTCGAACGACGCGAGGCGCGCGGCGCGCAGCGCAACGACGGCGTCGTGGCGGCGCTGGCCGCACCCTGGGACATCGTCGCCGCGGCGCTGCCGTGCCTGGCGCAGCTCCTGGTGGCCGCCCTCGGCGCGCTCGTGGTCGGCGGCGCCCTGGACCTGCTGGACGTCGGCGGCGCGCGCACGCCGTCCATCGCGGCCGCCGTCGTCGGCACCTGGCTGGTCTGGCGCGGCCCGGGCACGGTGCGCAGCCGGCACGGCATCCGGTCGATGCTCGCGCCGCTGGACCGGTCCCGTGAGGTGGCGTGGGTGGTGCTCGGCGCGCTGTTCGTCGCGGCCTGCGGGGCGGTGCTGGTGTTCGACTCGTTCGGGGGCGGCTGGTGGCCCTCGAACTTCTCGGTCGACGACCTCAGCTGGTGGGGTAGCTGA
- a CDS encoding DUF47 domain-containing protein gives MRFSPRDNAFFDLFEADARNLRDGVRLLSEALASDADRADLAVRLKEVEHQGDEHTHDIIRRVNSTFVTPFDREDIYRLSSALDDVLDDVDAALDLMVLYRVGELPSGVGDLVDVLARAAELTAEAMPRLRTPSELTDYWIEVNRLENQADQDYRRLLARIFSGEYDALTVHKLKDVVDTLESAVDGFETVANIVEQIAIKES, from the coding sequence GTGCGCTTTTCTCCGCGAGACAACGCCTTCTTCGACCTGTTCGAAGCCGACGCGCGCAATTTGCGCGACGGCGTGCGGCTGTTGTCCGAGGCGCTCGCGTCCGACGCCGACCGTGCCGACCTCGCGGTCCGGCTCAAGGAGGTCGAGCACCAGGGCGACGAGCACACCCACGACATCATCCGGCGCGTCAACTCCACCTTCGTGACCCCGTTCGACCGCGAGGACATCTACCGGCTCTCCAGCGCCCTCGACGACGTGCTCGACGACGTCGACGCCGCGCTGGACCTCATGGTGCTGTACCGCGTCGGCGAACTCCCGTCCGGCGTGGGCGACCTCGTCGACGTCCTGGCCCGCGCGGCCGAGCTGACCGCCGAGGCGATGCCGCGGCTGCGGACGCCGTCTGAGCTGACCGACTACTGGATCGAGGTCAACCGGCTGGAGAACCAGGCCGACCAGGACTACCGGCGGCTGCTCGCCCGCATCTTCTCCGGCGAGTACGACGCGCTGACGGTGCACAAACTCAAGGACGTCGTCGACACCCTGGAATCGGCTGTCGACGGCTTCGAGACGGTGGCCAACATCGTCGAGCAGATCGCCATCAAGGAGTCGTGA
- a CDS encoding inorganic phosphate transporter, which produces MELALILTVIVVALSFDYTNGFHDAANAIATSVSTRALTPRAALLMAASMNLVGAFLGTGVAQTVGAGIIEAPEGDSGLLVVLAALVGAIVWNLITWWFGLPSSSSHALIGGLVGAAIASANTVKWNGILDKVVIPMVLSPIVGFALAFLVMTAIQWIFRRSNPGRVNRGFRLAQTFSAAAMALGHGLQDAQKTMGVITLALVVGGYQAGFDVQWWVIVLAATALAAGTYAGGWRIMRTLGRRIVHLDPPMGFAAESVAAGVLYTTAFAYHAPISTTQTITSAVIGVGSTKRLSAVRWGVAGNIVTAWVLTIPMAGLAAALSYGLLHLVPGLSSL; this is translated from the coding sequence GTGGAGCTCGCGCTCATCCTGACGGTGATCGTCGTCGCGTTGTCGTTCGACTACACCAACGGGTTCCACGACGCCGCCAACGCCATCGCCACGTCGGTGTCGACCCGGGCGCTCACGCCGCGCGCGGCCCTGCTCATGGCCGCGTCGATGAACCTCGTCGGCGCGTTCCTCGGCACCGGCGTCGCGCAGACCGTCGGCGCCGGCATCATCGAGGCGCCCGAGGGCGACAGCGGGCTGCTGGTAGTTCTCGCGGCGCTGGTCGGGGCGATCGTCTGGAACCTCATCACGTGGTGGTTCGGCCTGCCGTCGTCGTCGTCGCACGCGCTGATCGGCGGGCTGGTCGGCGCGGCCATCGCGTCGGCCAACACCGTCAAGTGGAACGGCATCCTCGACAAGGTCGTCATCCCGATGGTGCTGTCGCCGATCGTCGGGTTCGCGCTGGCGTTCCTGGTGATGACGGCGATCCAGTGGATCTTCCGCCGGTCCAACCCGGGCCGGGTCAACCGCGGCTTCCGGCTGGCGCAGACGTTCAGCGCCGCCGCCATGGCGCTCGGCCACGGCCTGCAGGACGCGCAGAAGACCATGGGCGTCATCACGCTGGCGCTGGTGGTCGGCGGATACCAGGCCGGCTTCGACGTCCAGTGGTGGGTCATCGTGCTGGCGGCGACGGCGCTCGCGGCGGGCACGTACGCGGGCGGCTGGCGGATCATGCGGACTCTGGGCCGGCGCATCGTGCACCTCGACCCGCCGATGGGCTTCGCCGCCGAGTCGGTGGCGGCCGGTGTCCTCTACACGACGGCGTTCGCCTACCACGCGCCGATCTCGACCACCCAGACCATCACCTCCGCCGTCATCGGCGTCGGTTCGACGAAGCGGCTGTCGGCCGTGCGGTGGGGCGTCGCCGGGAACATCGTCACCGCCTGGGTGCTCACCATCCCGATGGCCGGTCTCGCGGCGGCGCTCAGCTATGGCCTGCTGCACCTCGTGCCTGGACTCAGCTCGCTCTGA
- a CDS encoding ThuA domain-containing protein, with product MRRSSLLSALSAGVLAAALAGAPPTSAAPDPPPAVAADAQFRALVFSAATGEPQEPVAAGAALIQELGAANDFEVVVDDSTAVFTDAELAGFDVVVFNNTPADGALLSEEERAAFTRYIQNGGGYVGLHAAAAAEPDWEWYGGLVGARVSHADLGGAGTLPGRIEVLDQVHPSTSELPQLWERSEGWVNLDADPTGSVHVLAEVKLRDGIPGLDSGLNHPFSWCQVYDGGRSWYTAGGHDAAAFDEPEFAGHLLGGLTWAAGAVPGDCGATDAESFAVTQLTDDLADPFELEVLPDRRVMYIQRTGQFKLIDQTTLEVTTVGDLELGLSTARHSDGLTGFALDPDFAANGWVYAMYSDPDVARMNISRFTFDFETSLLDMESESRLLDFPTWRDIGLANVHMGGAVEFGPDGSLYASMGDNTDFSQSNNYAPIDERPDRAAWDAQATSANTNDLRGKVIRIQPTDDGGYTIPEGNLFPPGTAQTRPEIFAMGFRNPFRMTVDQQTGDVLVADYGPDATQANPERGPEGLVEWNVVSEAGNYGWPHCVGNNLPYIDYDFATGTSGEPFDCAGGPVNDSPHNTGLQQLPPVREAFVWYGYGTSPNFPELGSGGAAPMSGPVYDYDPDLESDTKFPEYYDGKWFVFEYARNWYKTITRDEETGGLLSINPVFGGTTFRGPFDATFGPDGSMYVIDFGSGSGAGRGDVNEGAGIYRIDYVGGDRPPTPKASGTPTSGQLPLTVQFSSEGTEHSAGLPMTFHWSFGDGATSDEPNPSHTYTEAGNYTALLTVTDSRDRSSVAAVRISAGNTRPEVGFSWPPHGGFFDWGDEVAYDVTVDDVEDGSIADGSIECGAVTVGALLGHDQHAHPLDNYPHCTGTIPTITDGGHGQETNLYYVFEASFTDAGAPGVEPLTGGDAVRLNPKRREAEHYAAGEGVQVFERPLASARARVGSISHGDWIRFDTVNLANIESLTVGASSAAHGGTIEVRRDAPDGDLLGSVDVPVTGNVDTVVERTTDLVDPGDTFDIYLVFRNEGVTADLLALDWLRFNGDGVSVPRPPCEDGGVDEFDGDALNTSCWSSIVRHDPAGYRVAGGQLVLPTAHGELTSAQADAKNLVMRPAPEGGWTATTRVTADVSTAFQQAGLVLHAGDADFAKAVVMARPDGTRRMSFFTVAGGQERNTSADYVALPADFPDTFDLRLVSDGLEVRAEYSTDGEQWLPVGRPYGLGTMSTWNVGMLALSGGNGDPNIPVVDVAFDRFELTESEPQVCPDPEPADGFTALWDGKSLENWAMVGNGSFTVTSDCTLLSRGSGGLLWYTPQAFGDFHLRLQYKMNNASDNSGVFMRFPAPLDWEGPWVRQPDDSVRGYEAQLHDDPGGGDPQKTGSIYNFATITDVLANPIGEWNTYEIRAVGQTYTVWLNGELVNTYTGDGSRALEGHLGFQNHHDGSDVEIRDVWIAPVEGACPQPDRRATVVVGTVDSGVPNRAAADGCTVNDLIEEDRDWGSSGAFLRHVGEVLEQLVGEGVLDDREAAAIRRAAAESGIGRGGAIAMR from the coding sequence ATGCGCCGATCCAGCCTGCTCTCAGCCCTGTCCGCCGGTGTCCTGGCGGCCGCGCTCGCCGGCGCCCCGCCGACGTCAGCCGCACCCGATCCGCCACCGGCCGTCGCCGCGGATGCCCAGTTCCGCGCCCTGGTGTTCTCCGCCGCGACCGGCGAGCCGCAGGAGCCGGTCGCGGCGGGCGCCGCCCTGATCCAGGAGCTCGGCGCCGCGAACGACTTCGAGGTGGTGGTCGACGACTCCACCGCGGTGTTCACCGACGCCGAACTGGCCGGCTTCGACGTCGTCGTCTTCAACAACACGCCGGCGGACGGTGCGCTGCTCAGCGAGGAAGAGCGCGCGGCGTTCACCCGCTATATCCAGAACGGCGGCGGCTACGTCGGCCTGCACGCCGCGGCCGCGGCCGAGCCCGATTGGGAGTGGTACGGCGGACTCGTCGGGGCCCGGGTCAGCCACGCCGACCTCGGCGGCGCCGGCACGCTGCCCGGCCGCATCGAGGTACTGGACCAGGTGCACCCGTCGACCAGCGAGCTGCCGCAGCTGTGGGAGCGCTCGGAGGGCTGGGTCAACCTCGACGCCGACCCGACCGGCAGCGTGCACGTGCTGGCCGAGGTCAAGCTCCGCGACGGCATCCCCGGCCTCGACTCCGGCCTGAACCACCCGTTCTCGTGGTGCCAGGTCTACGACGGCGGCCGGTCCTGGTACACCGCCGGCGGCCACGACGCCGCCGCGTTCGACGAGCCGGAGTTCGCCGGGCACCTGCTCGGCGGCCTCACCTGGGCGGCCGGCGCCGTGCCGGGCGACTGCGGGGCGACGGACGCCGAGAGCTTCGCCGTCACGCAGCTCACCGACGACCTCGCCGACCCGTTCGAGCTGGAGGTGCTGCCGGATCGCCGGGTCATGTACATCCAGCGCACCGGGCAGTTCAAGCTGATCGACCAGACGACGCTGGAGGTCACGACCGTCGGCGACCTGGAGCTGGGACTCAGCACCGCCCGGCACTCGGACGGGTTGACCGGCTTCGCGCTGGACCCGGACTTCGCCGCGAACGGCTGGGTGTACGCGATGTACTCCGACCCCGACGTCGCCCGGATGAACATCTCCCGGTTCACCTTCGACTTCGAGACGTCGCTGCTGGACATGGAGTCGGAGAGCCGGCTACTCGATTTCCCGACGTGGCGCGACATCGGCCTGGCCAACGTGCACATGGGCGGCGCGGTCGAGTTCGGGCCGGACGGCAGCCTGTACGCCTCGATGGGCGACAACACCGACTTCTCGCAGTCGAACAACTACGCGCCGATCGACGAGCGGCCGGACCGCGCGGCGTGGGACGCCCAGGCGACGTCGGCCAACACGAACGACCTGCGTGGCAAGGTGATCCGGATCCAGCCCACCGATGACGGCGGCTACACCATCCCGGAGGGCAACCTGTTCCCGCCGGGGACCGCGCAGACCCGGCCGGAGATCTTCGCGATGGGGTTCCGCAACCCGTTCCGCATGACCGTCGACCAGCAGACCGGTGACGTGCTCGTCGCCGACTACGGGCCGGACGCCACCCAGGCGAACCCGGAGCGCGGCCCCGAGGGGCTGGTCGAGTGGAACGTCGTCAGCGAGGCCGGCAACTACGGCTGGCCGCACTGCGTCGGGAACAACCTCCCCTACATCGACTACGACTTCGCCACCGGCACCTCGGGTGAGCCGTTCGACTGCGCCGGCGGCCCGGTCAACGACTCGCCGCACAACACCGGCCTGCAGCAGCTCCCGCCGGTGCGGGAGGCGTTCGTCTGGTACGGCTACGGCACGTCGCCGAACTTCCCCGAGCTGGGCAGCGGCGGCGCGGCCCCGATGAGCGGCCCGGTCTACGACTACGACCCGGACCTGGAGTCCGACACCAAGTTCCCCGAGTACTACGACGGCAAGTGGTTCGTCTTCGAGTACGCCCGGAACTGGTACAAGACCATCACGCGGGACGAGGAGACCGGCGGCCTGCTGTCGATCAACCCGGTGTTCGGCGGCACCACCTTCCGCGGCCCGTTCGACGCGACGTTCGGCCCGGACGGCTCCATGTACGTCATCGACTTCGGCTCCGGCAGCGGGGCGGGACGCGGCGACGTCAACGAGGGCGCCGGCATCTACCGCATCGACTACGTCGGCGGCGACCGCCCGCCGACCCCGAAGGCGTCAGGCACGCCGACGTCGGGCCAGCTGCCGCTGACCGTGCAGTTCTCCAGCGAGGGCACCGAGCACTCTGCCGGCCTGCCGATGACGTTCCACTGGTCCTTCGGCGACGGCGCCACCTCGGACGAGCCGAACCCGTCGCACACCTACACCGAGGCGGGCAACTACACCGCGCTGCTCACCGTCACCGACAGCCGGGACCGCAGCTCGGTGGCCGCGGTCCGGATCTCGGCCGGCAACACCCGGCCGGAGGTCGGGTTCAGCTGGCCACCGCACGGCGGCTTCTTCGACTGGGGTGACGAGGTCGCCTACGACGTGACGGTCGACGACGTCGAGGACGGCAGCATCGCCGACGGCTCGATCGAGTGCGGCGCCGTGACCGTGGGCGCGCTGCTCGGGCACGACCAGCACGCGCACCCGCTGGACAACTACCCGCACTGCACCGGGACGATTCCGACCATCACCGACGGCGGGCACGGCCAGGAGACCAACCTCTACTACGTGTTCGAGGCGAGCTTCACGGACGCCGGAGCGCCCGGCGTCGAGCCGCTCACCGGCGGTGACGCCGTCCGGCTGAACCCGAAGCGGCGCGAGGCCGAGCACTACGCCGCGGGCGAGGGCGTGCAGGTCTTCGAACGGCCGCTGGCCAGCGCGCGGGCGCGGGTAGGCAGCATCTCGCACGGCGACTGGATCAGGTTCGACACGGTGAACCTGGCGAACATCGAGTCGCTCACCGTCGGTGCCTCCTCGGCCGCGCACGGCGGCACCATCGAGGTGCGCCGCGACGCGCCCGACGGCGACCTGCTGGGCTCGGTGGACGTGCCCGTGACCGGCAACGTCGACACCGTCGTCGAGCGGACCACCGACCTGGTCGACCCGGGCGACACCTTCGACATCTACCTGGTGTTCCGCAACGAGGGTGTCACCGCAGACCTGCTGGCGCTGGACTGGTTGCGGTTCAACGGCGACGGCGTCAGCGTGCCGCGTCCGCCGTGCGAGGACGGCGGCGTGGACGAGTTCGACGGCGACGCGCTGAACACGTCCTGCTGGTCGTCGATCGTCCGCCACGACCCGGCCGGCTACCGGGTGGCCGGCGGGCAGCTGGTGCTGCCGACGGCGCACGGCGAGCTGACCTCCGCCCAGGCCGACGCGAAGAACCTCGTCATGCGGCCGGCGCCGGAGGGCGGCTGGACCGCCACCACCCGCGTCACCGCCGACGTGAGCACCGCGTTCCAGCAGGCCGGCCTCGTCCTGCACGCCGGTGACGCCGACTTCGCCAAGGCGGTGGTGATGGCACGGCCGGACGGCACCCGGCGGATGTCGTTCTTCACCGTCGCGGGCGGGCAGGAGCGCAACACGTCGGCCGACTACGTCGCGCTGCCGGCCGACTTCCCCGACACGTTCGACCTGCGGCTGGTCAGCGACGGGCTGGAGGTGCGGGCGGAGTACTCCACCGACGGGGAGCAGTGGCTGCCGGTGGGCCGTCCGTACGGCCTGGGCACGATGTCGACGTGGAACGTGGGCATGCTGGCGCTGTCCGGCGGCAACGGCGACCCGAACATCCCCGTCGTCGACGTCGCGTTCGACCGGTTCGAGCTGACCGAGTCCGAGCCGCAGGTGTGCCCGGACCCCGAGCCGGCCGACGGCTTCACCGCCCTCTGGGACGGCAAGTCGCTGGAGAACTGGGCGATGGTCGGCAACGGCTCGTTCACCGTCACGTCCGACTGCACGCTGCTCAGCCGCGGCTCCGGCGGCCTGCTGTGGTACACGCCGCAGGCCTTCGGCGACTTCCACCTGCGGCTGCAGTACAAGATGAACAACGCGTCGGACAACTCCGGGGTCTTCATGCGCTTCCCGGCGCCGCTGGACTGGGAGGGCCCGTGGGTCCGTCAGCCCGACGACAGCGTGCGGGGCTACGAGGCGCAACTCCACGACGACCCGGGCGGCGGCGACCCGCAGAAGACCGGCTCGATCTACAACTTCGCCACCATCACCGACGTCCTGGCGAACCCGATCGGCGAGTGGAACACCTACGAGATCCGCGCCGTCGGGCAGACCTACACCGTCTGGCTCAACGGCGAGCTCGTCAACACCTACACCGGTGACGGCAGCCGGGCGCTCGAGGGCCACCTCGGGTTCCAGAACCACCACGACGGCTCCGACGTCGAGATCCGCGACGTGTGGATCGCCCCGGTCGAGGGCGCCTGCCCGCAGCCGGACCGGCGGGCCACCGTCGTCGTCGGGACGGTCGACAGCGGCGTGCCGAACCGTGCGGCCGCCGACGGATGCACCGTCAACGACCTCATCGAGGAGGACCGCGACTGGGGATCGTCCGGCGCGTTCCTCCGGCACGTCGGCGAGGTGCTGGAGCAGCTGGTCGGCGAGGGCGTGCTCGACGACCGGGAGGCCGCCGCGATCCGCCGGGCCGCGGCGGAGTCCGGCATCGGCCGGGGCGGCGCGATCGCGATGCGCTGA
- the pstB gene encoding phosphate ABC transporter ATP-binding protein PstB, with protein sequence MSKRIDVGDLNVYYGNFLAVEGVSMAIEPRSVTAFIGPSGCGKSTFIRTLNRMHEVIPGARVQGKVLLDGEDLYGPTVDPVTVRRQVGMVFQRPNPFPTMSIRDNVLAGMKLNSTRMSKSDARDVVERSLQGANLWNEVKDRLDKPGSGLSGGQQQRLCIARAIAVQPDVLLMDEPCSALDPISTLAIEDLIGELKQNYTIVIVTHNMQQAARVSDRTAFFNIAGTGKPGKLIEMDDTAKIFTNPSVKATEDYVSGRFG encoded by the coding sequence ATGTCCAAGCGCATCGACGTCGGCGATCTCAACGTCTACTACGGCAACTTCCTCGCGGTCGAGGGGGTGTCGATGGCCATCGAGCCCCGTTCGGTCACGGCCTTCATCGGCCCGTCCGGCTGCGGGAAGTCGACCTTCATCCGCACCCTCAACCGCATGCACGAGGTCATTCCGGGCGCGCGCGTGCAGGGCAAGGTGCTGCTCGACGGCGAGGACCTCTACGGCCCCACCGTCGACCCCGTCACCGTCCGGCGCCAGGTCGGCATGGTGTTCCAGCGGCCCAACCCGTTCCCGACGATGTCCATCCGCGACAACGTGCTGGCCGGCATGAAGCTCAACAGCACCCGGATGAGCAAGAGCGACGCCAGGGACGTCGTGGAGCGCTCGCTGCAGGGCGCGAACCTGTGGAACGAGGTCAAGGACCGCCTCGACAAGCCCGGCTCGGGCCTGTCCGGCGGGCAGCAGCAGCGTCTGTGCATCGCGCGGGCCATCGCTGTGCAGCCCGACGTGCTGCTGATGGACGAGCCGTGCTCGGCGCTCGACCCGATCTCGACGCTGGCCATCGAGGACCTCATCGGCGAGCTCAAGCAGAACTACACGATCGTCATCGTCACCCACAACATGCAGCAGGCCGCCCGGGTCAGCGACCGCACGGCGTTCTTCAACATCGCCGGCACCGGCAAGCCCGGCAAGCTGATCGAGATGGACGACACCGCGAAGATCTTCACCAACCCCAGCGTGAAGGCCACCGAGGACTACGTCTCAGGCCGCTTCGGCTGA
- the pstA gene encoding phosphate ABC transporter permease PstA, translating into MSVVTKPAPPAGSSSLAQNQLPRYTTQIVLVLSIAAGAGLSAIFGGFSVVSFAVLSVLAFLVVNTVLSAVVEGRRKATDKLVTGLVYTAFGIALVPLVSVIWSVIDNGMARFSIDFLTTSMRNVTGLNDQQALEGAAPYIGGAYHAILGTFLITGLATVISVPIGLLTSVYLVEYGRGRLAKAITFFVDVMTGIPSIVAGLFAAALFAVLFGVGTRNGFAGAVALSVLMIPVVVRSSEEMLRIVPNELREAAYALGVPKWRTIVRVVIPTAISGIASGVTLAIARVVGETAPLIVTAGFTSSINSNPFSDWMMSLPAYVYSQAMRPLSGSSPQPSFDRAWAAALTLILIVMLLNLVARLIARLFAPKTGR; encoded by the coding sequence ATGTCCGTCGTCACGAAGCCCGCGCCGCCGGCCGGGAGCAGCTCGCTGGCCCAGAACCAGCTGCCCCGCTACACCACGCAGATCGTCCTGGTGCTGTCGATCGCGGCCGGCGCCGGACTGTCCGCGATCTTCGGCGGGTTCTCCGTCGTCTCCTTCGCCGTGCTCTCGGTACTGGCCTTCCTGGTCGTCAACACCGTCCTCTCGGCAGTGGTCGAGGGCCGGCGCAAGGCCACCGACAAGCTGGTCACCGGGCTCGTCTACACCGCGTTCGGCATCGCGCTGGTGCCGCTTGTCTCGGTCATCTGGTCGGTGATCGACAACGGCATGGCGCGGTTCAGCATCGACTTCCTGACGACGTCGATGCGCAACGTCACCGGCCTGAACGACCAGCAGGCGCTGGAGGGCGCCGCGCCGTACATCGGCGGCGCGTACCACGCCATCCTCGGCACCTTCCTCATCACCGGCCTGGCCACCGTCATCTCGGTGCCGATCGGCCTGCTCACCTCGGTCTACCTGGTCGAGTACGGACGCGGCCGGCTGGCCAAGGCGATCACGTTCTTCGTCGACGTCATGACCGGCATCCCGTCGATCGTGGCCGGCCTGTTCGCCGCCGCGCTGTTCGCGGTGCTGTTCGGCGTCGGCACCCGCAACGGCTTCGCCGGCGCCGTCGCGCTGTCGGTGCTGATGATCCCGGTGGTCGTGCGCTCCAGCGAGGAGATGCTGCGGATCGTCCCGAACGAGCTGCGCGAGGCGGCGTACGCGCTGGGCGTGCCGAAGTGGCGCACCATCGTCCGGGTGGTCATCCCGACGGCGATCTCCGGCATCGCGTCGGGCGTGACGCTGGCCATCGCCCGCGTCGTCGGCGAGACCGCGCCACTGATCGTCACCGCCGGCTTCACCTCGTCGATCAACAGCAACCCGTTCTCCGACTGGATGATGTCGCTGCCGGCGTACGTCTACAGTCAGGCCATGCGGCCGCTGTCGGGCTCGTCGCCGCAGCCGAGCTTCGACCGGGCCTGGGCCGCGGCGCTGACGCTCATCCTGATCGTCATGCTGCTGAACCTGGTCGCCCGACTCATCGCCCGCCTGTTCGCCCCGAAGACCGGCCGCTAG